The Bradysia coprophila strain Holo2 unplaced genomic scaffold, BU_Bcop_v1 contig_70, whole genome shotgun sequence genome contains a region encoding:
- the LOC119083799 gene encoding thymidylate kinase, whose protein sequence is MTTFRGALIVLEGCDRSGKTTQCKNLVERLLQSGKKAKYMNFPDRSTECGSLINKFLTNKQEFGDETIHLLFSLNRWETKTQMEKLLLDGVTLVVDRYSYSGVAYSAAKGLSYEWCKAPEAGLLKPDLVLYLTLTPEATAKRSGFGDERYENTEFQRKVRHCFDKLYDSSYWQKVDADRSESELGAVLDQYVEETMHAAGNDPLNILW, encoded by the exons ATGACAACATTCCGAGGAGCATTAATTGTGTTAGAAGGCTGTGATCGTTCCGGAAAGACTACACAGTGCAAAAATTTAg TCGAACGGCTGTTGCAGTCGGGCAAGAAAGCGAAATACATGAACTTTCCGGACCGAAGTACCGAATGTGGCAGTttaatcaacaaatttctgacAAACAAACAAGAGTTTGGCGACGAGACGATACATTTGCTGTTCAGCCTGAATCGATGGGAGACTAAAACGCAAATGGAAAAATTGCTGTTGGACGGAGTCACATTGGTGGTGGATCGATATTCATATTCTGGAGTGGCGTACAGTGCAGCCAAGG GTCTCAGTTACGAATGGTGTAAGGCGCCGGAGGCTGGTCTCTTGAAACCTGATCTGGTTCTCTATTTGACACTGACACCGGAAGCAACGGCAAAGCGAAGTGGCTTTGGCGACGAAAG ATACGAGAACACAGAATTCCAGCGGAAGGTGCGGCATTGTTTCGACAAACTTTATGACAGTTCGTATTGGCAAAAGGTGGACGCCGATCGCAGTGAAAGCGAATTGGGAGCAGTTTTGGATCAGTATGTCGAAGAGACGATGCATGCGGCTGGGAATGATCCATTGAACATTCTGTGGTGA